In Zalophus californianus isolate mZalCal1 chromosome 17, mZalCal1.pri.v2, whole genome shotgun sequence, one DNA window encodes the following:
- the LMTK3 gene encoding serine/threonine-protein kinase LMTK3, which yields MPAPGALILLAAVSASGCLASPAHPDGFALGRAPLAPPYAVVLISCSGLLAFIFLLLTCLCCKRGDVGFKEFENPEGEDCSGEYTPPAEETSSSQSLPDVYILPLAEVSLPMPAPQPSHSDMTTPLGLSRQHLSYLQEIGSGWFGKVILGEIFSDYTPAQVVVKELRASAGPLEQRKFISEAQPYRSLQHPNVLQCLGVCVETLPFLLIMEFCQLGDLKRYLRAQRPPEGLSPELPPRDLRTLQRMGLEIARGLAHLHSHNYVHSDLALRNCLLTSDLTVRIGDYGLAHSNYKEDYYLTPERLWIPLRWAAPELLGELHGTFMVVDQSRESNIWSLGVTLWELFEFGAQPYRHLSDEEVLAFVVRQQHVKLARPRLKLPYADYWYDILQSCWRPPAQRPSASDLQLQLTYLLSERPPRPPPPPPPPRDGPFPWPWPPQHSVPRPGTLSSPFPLLDGFPGADPDDVLTVTESSRGLNLECLWEKARRGAGRGGGAPPWQPASAPPAPHANPSNPFYEALSTPSVLPVISARSPSVSSEYYIRLEEHGSPPEPLFPNDWDPLDPGVPAPQASQAPSEVPQLVSETWASPLFPAARPFPAQASASGSFLLSGWDPEGRGAGETLAGDPAEVLGERGTAPWAEEEEEEEEEEGSSPGEDSSSLGGGPSRRGPLPCPLCSREGACSCLPLERGDAVAGWGGHPALGCPHPPEDDSSLRAERGSLADLPLAPPASAPPEFLDPLMGAAAPQYPGRGPPPAPPPPPPPPRAPADPAVSPDPPSAVASPGSGLSSPGPKPGDSGYETETPFSPEGAFPGGGAAEEEGVPRPRAPPEPPDPGAPRPPPDPGPHPLPGTREKPTFVVQVSTEQLLMSLREDVTRNLLGEKGANPRETGPRKMGRGLGNREKAQGPSRDPTVLGSGKKAPSPNKDPSLPMNGVTVLENGGQRALGIEEKVAENGGPGTPEREEKVLEKVLENGEVTPPRREEKVLENGELRSPEREGNVLANGGLTPSKIEEKVSENGGLRLPRNTGRLPETGPRRAPGPWEKAPESGVPAPETSLERAPEPGAVALSRNGGETAPGPTGPAPRSGVLEPGTERRAPETGGAPRAPGVGRLDLGSGGRAPVGMGMAPGGGLGSGVDAKAGWVDSTRPQPPPPPPPPSEAQPRWPEPAPQRARPEVASSEGEPGAPDSRAGGDTAPSTDGDPPKPERKGPEMPRLFLDLGPPQGNSEQIKAKLSRLSLALPPLTLTPFPGPGPRRPPWEGADAGAAGGEAGGAGAPGPAEEDGEDEDEEDEEDEEAAAAGAAAGPRGPGRARAAPVPVVVSSADADAARPLRGLLKSPRGADEPEDSELERKRKMVSFHGDVTVYLFDQETPTNELSVQGPPEGDTDPSTPPAPPTPPHPATPGDGFPSNDSGFGGSFEWAEDFPLLPPPGPPLCFSRFSVSPALETPGPPARAPDARPAGPVEN from the exons ATGCCTGCCCCCGGCGCCCTCATCCTCCTCGCGGCCGTCTCCGCCTCCGGCTGCCTGGCGTCCCCGGCCCACCCCG ATGGATTCGCCCTGGGTCGGGCCCCTCTGGCTCCTCCCTACGCCGTGGTCCTCATTTCCTGCTCCGGCCTGCTGGCcttcatctttctcctcctcaCCTGTCTGTGTTGCAAACGGGGTGATGTCGGCTTCAAG GAGTTTGAGAACCCTGAAGGGGAGGATTGCTCCGGGGAGTACACTCCCCCAGCCGAGGAGACCTCCTCCTCACAGTCGCTGCCTGATGTCTACATTCTCCCGCTGGCTGAGGTCTCCCTGCCGATGCCTGCGCCGCAGCCTTCACACTCAG acaTGACCACCCCCCTGGGCCTGAGCCGCCAGCACCTCAGCTACTTACAAGAGATTGGGAGTGGCTGGTTTGGGAag GTGATCCTGGGAGAGATTTTCTCCGACTACACCCCAGCCCAGGTGGTGGTGAAGGAGCTCCGAGCCAGCGCAGGCCCCCTGGAGCAGCGCAAGTTCATCTCGGAAGCACAGCCCTACAG GAGCCTGCAGCACCCCAACGTCCTCCAGTGCCTGGGCGTCTGTGTGGAGACACTGCCCTTTCTGCTGATTATGGAGTTCTGTCAACTG ggggACCTGAAACGTTACCTCCGGGCCCAGCGGCCCCCTGAAGGCCTGTCCCCCGAGCTGCCCCCTCGAGACCTGCGGACGCTGCAGAGGATGGGCCTGGAGATCGCCCGTGGGCTGGCACATCTCCACTCCCACAACTACGTGCACAG CGACCTGGCCCTGCGCAACTGCCTGCTGACCTCCGACCTCACCGTGCGCATCGGAGACTATGGGCTAGCCCACAGCAACTACAAG GAGGACTACTACCTGACCCCGGAGCGCCTGTGGATCCCGCTGCGCTGGGCGGCTCCCGAGCTCCTTGGGGAGCTGCATGGGACCTTCATGGTGGTGGACCAGAGCCGCGAGAGCAACATCTG GTCCCTGGGGGTGACCCTGTGGGAGCTCTTTGAGTTTGGGGCACAGCCCTACCGCCACCTGTCCGACGAGGAGGTCCTTGCCTTCGTGGTCCGCCAGCAGCACGTGAAGCTGGCCCGGCCGAGGCTCAAGCTGCCCTATGCGGACTACTG gtACGATATCCTGCAGTCCTGCTGGCGGCCACCTGCCCAGCGCCCTTCGGCTTCTGATCTCCAACTGCAGCTCACCTACCTGCTCTCTGAGCGCCCCCcacggcccccgcccccgcctcccccaccccgagACGGTCCCttcccctggccctggcccccgcAGCACAGCGTGCCCCGCCCAGGGACCCTGTCCTCACCGTTCCCCCTTCTGGATGGCTTCCCTGGGGCTGACCCCGACGATGTGCTTACGGTCACTGAGAGCAGCCGTGGCCTCAACCTCGAGTGCCTGTGGGAGAAGGCGCGGCGGGGGGCCGGCCGCGGTGGGGGGGCGCCCCCTTGGCAGCCGGCGTccgcgcccccggccccccaTGCCAACCCCTCCAACCCTTTCTATGAGGCGCTGTCCACGCCCAGCGTGCTGCCGGTCATCAGCGCCCGTAGCCCCTCGGTGAGCAGCGAGTACTACATCCGCCTGGAGGAGCACGGCTCCCCGCCTGAGCCCCTCTTCCCCAATGACTGGGACCCCCTGGACCCAGGAGTGCCTGCCCCCCAGGCCTCCCAGGCCCCTTCCGAGGTCCCCCAGCTGGTGTCCGAGACCTGGGCCTCCCCCCTCTTCCCTGCAGCTCGTCCCTTCCCAGCCCAGGCCTCGGCATCAGGCAGCTTCCTCCTGAGCGGCTGGGACCCCGAGGGTCGAGGTGCCGGGGAGACCCTGGCGGGAGACCCTGCCGaggtgctgggggagaggggtacCGCCCCGtgggcggaggaggaggaggaggaggaggaggaggagggcagctcCCCGGGGGAAGACAGCAGCAGCCTCGGGGGTGGCCCCAGCCGCCGAGgccccctgccctgtcccctgtgCAGCCGAGAGGGGGCCTGCTCCTGCCTGCCCCTGGAGCGGGGGGACGCCGTCGCTGGCTGGGGGGGCCACCCTGCTCTTGGCTGCCCCCATCCCCCAGAGGACGACTCGTCCCTGCGGGCAGAGAGGGGCTCCCTAGCCGACCTGCCCCTGGCCCCCCCCGCCTCGGCCCCCCCCGAGTTTCTGGACCCCCTCATGGGGGCGGCGGCGCCCCAGTACCCCGGGCGGGGGCCGcctcccgctcccccccccccgccgccacctcCCCGGGCCCCCGCGGACCCAGCCGTGTCCCCCGACCCTCCCTCGGCCGTGGCCAGTCCCGGCTCAGGCCTGTCATCTCCGGGCCCCAAGCCGGGGGACAGCGGCTACGAGACCGAGACCCCTTTTTCCCCCGAGGGAGCCTTCCCAGGCGGGGGGGCAGCCGAGGAGGAAGGGGTCCCTCGACCGCGGGCTCCCCCCGAGCCCCCCGACCCGGGAGCGCCCCGGCCACCCCCAGACCCGGGTCCCCACCCACTGCCGGGGACCCGGGAGAAGCCGACCTTCGTAGTTCAAGTGAGCACCGAGCAGCTGCTGATGTCCCTGCGGGAGGACGTGACAAGGAAcctcctgggggagaagggggcaaACCCCCGAGAGACAGGACCCAGGAAGATGGGGAGAGGCCTCGGGAACAGAGAGAAAGCCCAGGGcccgagcagggaccccacagTCCTGGGCAGCGGGAAGAAAGCCCCAAGCCCGAACAAGGACCCGAGCCTCCCCATGAACGGGGTGACAGTGTTGGAGAACGGGGGACAGAGAGCCCTGGGCATCGAGGAGAAGGTGGCGGAGAATGGGGGCCCAGGGaccccagagagagaagagaaagtgctGGAGAAAGTGCTGGAGAATGGGGAGGTGACACCcccaaggagggaggagaaggtgtTGGAGAATGGGGAGCTGAGGTCCCCCGAGAGAGAAGGGAATGTGCTGGCGAATGGGGGGCTGACACCCTCAAAGATCGAGGAGAAGGTGTCAGAGAATGGGGGCCTGAGACTCCCCAGGAACACGGGGAGGCTGCCAGAGACTGGGCCTCGGagagccccagggccctgggagaaGGCGCCCGAGAGTGGGGTGCCAGCCCCAGAGACCTCGCTGGAGAGAGCCCCCGAGCCCGGCGCAGTGGCCTTGTCCCGGAACGGCGGGGAGACAGCCCCTGGCCCCACTGGCCCAGCCCCCAGGAGCGGGGTGCTGGAACCCGGGACCGAGAGGAGAGCCCCCGAGACTGGGGGGGCACCGAGAGCCCCCGGGGTTGGGAGGCTGGACCTCGGGAGTGGGGGCCGAGCCCCAGTGGGCATGGGGATGGCCCCCGGCGGCGGCCTCGGAAGCGGCGTGGACGCAAAGGCCGGATGGGTAGACAGCACGAGGCCAcaaccgcccccgcccccgccgccgccgtcgGAAGCACAGCCGAGGTGGCCGGAGCCAGCGCCGCAGAGAGCCAGGCCGGAGGTGGCCTCCTCCGAGGGAGAGCCCGGGGCCCCAGACAGCAGGGCCGGCGGAGacacagcacccagcacagacGGGGACCCCCCCAAGCCCGAGAGGAAGGGCCCCGAGATGCCACGACTGTTCTTGGACTTGGGACCTCCTCAGGGGAACAGCGAGCAGATCAAAG CCAAGCTCTCGCGGCTCTCACTGGCGCTGCCGCCGCTCACGCTCACGCCGTTCCCGGGGCCGGGCCCGCGGCGACCCCCGTGGGAGGGCGCGGACGCCGGGGCGGCTGGCGGGGaggccggcggggcgggggcgccggGGCCGGCGGAGGAGGACGGGGAGGACGAGgacgaggaggacgaggaggacgaggaggcggcggcggcgggcgcggcggcGGGGCCCCGGGGCCCCGGGAGGGCGCGGGCAGCCCCGGTGCCCGTCGTGGTGAGCAGCGCCGACGCGGACGCGGCCCGCCCGTTGCGGGGGCTGCTCAAGTCTCCGCGCGGGGCCGACGAGCCCGAGGACAGCGAGCTGGAGAGGAAGCGCAAGATGGTCTCCTTCCACGGGGACGTGACCGTCTACCTCTTCGACCAG